One Glycine max cultivar Williams 82 chromosome 8, Glycine_max_v4.0, whole genome shotgun sequence genomic window, CCATGTAAGCTCCTCAACACGCTTCTCCAACTTGTCCTTTGCTTCCTTAAGTGCCCCAGTTTCTCTTGCAGCCTGCAAAGCAACTTAAAATTGTTACCATGGCTCTActtttgaaacatttttttcttgtagatatgctaaaataattggcattaaattatagaaaatgaTACATAAAAATAGAAGTTACCATCCGAAGCTTTCTGAGCTCTTTCCTTGCTACTTTAGCTCTCCATAGACATTGAAGTGCAACAGTTGCTTTCTTCTGCTGTTTGTAACCAGAAAGAGCTTGGGCTCTTCTCCATTGTGTCTGTaacatgaaatgaaataattaaaattatcaatataaaagAGAAGATATGTAATTTCCTATTATGCATACTGTCAGACTCATCTAAAGTATCTAAAGTAGATTCCAAGTTTTTATTGATGAAACTTTGATGaatttttcaatgaaaaatcatattttggaTTCCAAATTTTTTCATTAAGCATGTCATGAATCATGATCTATGTTAGTGTTAGATATTCTTTCTACAGATGTATTTACCTGAATTTTTGTTGAAGCCTTTGTTCTTCTTCTGTACCTATATTCATTTCTTGCTGCTAATGCTCTCAAACCTGATTGAATAACTATAGCTGATGCTTGTAACGTTGTATAATTCATTCTTGCTCTGTGTGCACGCACGTGTTTCTGTATCCTGATAGAAGCTGCTTCCCTCCTCATATTCTCATAGAGTTTACGTGCAAGTTTAGCTGAAAAAATAAagccaacaaaataaaaactccTGTTATTTCCAGAACAGAACCATAACAATGATGCACTTAAGAAAAAGAAGGACATGACTAAAAATGCAAgtctttttggtgaaaaaatgtGACCTCTCCAAATCTTTTGGATATGAATAGTGGCCTTTCTCAAGGTGATAAACTCCTTTCTCGTTAAATGTGTTCGGATTTGTCTCTGTATGAGTTTGGCCGCTTTAGCTAAGACTTCGGCTCGTCGTGCATCTAATTCAGCCATCTGACCAGCTCTGAGAAATACCTTTGTTTTCCCCATCTGATTGAAACATCAAGAGGAAAAAGCATTAGTGATTATAACACAAATTCCTGAAATTTTATGGACAATCATTCCTTTTGCTTCCATATGACATCTTTTTCCATGCATGGACTTACTTGATAGCCTTTTAAACCCATCTTATCACAGATGGCCATAGATGCCTTTTTCTCATCAGAGCTGCACAGAAGAAAGCATTATTTAACATATGGGTGTATGAAGcttaacttatattttataggACTTGACAATAAGAGATATagatatgatatttattttcaagTGATCCTGAATTGATTCTCTATAATATGAGCTGCTACATTGATTGTTCTGATTTGTTATTGTCAAGTGATGCTTTAAGAAGTTTAGCCAAAAAGAATTGCATTACATCTTTGATTCATGCTTCTTGCTCTATTTTCTTGAAGGTGTGTGAATGCAAtataagtaaaaagaaaaagaaaaagaaaaaaaatcatttcatttcCATTTTCTTGTAGACTAGAATAATCTATACCCATCAAGGACATCAGGAACTAGCATTCCAAAGCGATCAAGAAATTCTTCAAATGTCCTTTTTGTTGGATATCCAGCACAACTAATCCTTATTGCCTCAAGTACTCCCTGAAAGGGTTGTGATGTGAATTTTATTGGTGGGAAACTTTCTCAGATTCGCTGAATCACCATACATTTCAGagataatatgaaaattaaacttaccCCACATCTTAGTTGGTTCAAGACATTGAAGTTCTCAAAGATTCCTGGCTGCAGAACTGTATTTGGTTTCACACATCTTATGTAATGCGGCTCTGTTGTGTTCAGTGTCTCCATGAGAGATTGCAGTTGTTGCTGTGTATTAAGATTTGATTCAGAAGAAATTCATGGGTTGATTATTTCTAGAAATAGATGGAACTGGCCAATTTTTCAATGTTGAAATTGTACTGGTTTACCTTAAATTGTGAACCAATGGAAGAGAATTTTGATTGCTTTGATGTCTCCTCTGGTAAAGGAGGGAAGATATTAGCAACAAATGAACACTTGGAAGCACATAAAAGAGCTTGATGCTCTGCTACAACATAATCTTTGTTTTTATCAAGAAAATAATCTGCTTGATATGTGACCTGTGCATCAAAAGGTTCCATGACAATAAATTAGTAGTTTTAATTTTCTGAGTGGATGGACGAGTAAAATTTTAGAGTTTTCTCAAGCTTACATCTCCAGCATAATGGTTAATTGTGAAATTTGTTCGAGAAAGTTTTGGCTTGCTGAAGCGCTTGTGTCCTTTATATGTCTGGTACATCTTTTGTGCAAAAGTCTCATGAGTTGATTTAGGGAACATGCTGCAGAAaacaagaatataattaaaatttcaactaTTATATAACTTTTGCTTCCTATTTAGCAAGGAAATAAAATTGTCAAAGCAAGTTCTCCCACCATGTTCTCCTGTATTGAGGAATTCTTTTGCAGGCATATTATAAGCAAATATGTTTATCTGTTTTGTCATTTTAATATGTTCACAGTTTTTTGAGTAAGAAATGACATACCAGGCTTCATCAAGAAGAGCAATAATTCCCCCTGGTTTCTGCATGCAGgacatataaatattttcacaattttatcTGGTAGAAAAAGCCTTTCACAAGCAATGATGATTAATAAGTCTCTGACTACCTTCTCAATAAGATCGAGAACATCCTGATTATCCACAAATTCTACATAGCTCCAATTGATTTCCTCCTTTGTGTACTCTTCTTGCTCCATCTTGAATACATGCTGTTGAAACAAATGcatttctatattattatttgcaTTAATAATGATGTTCAAGTTGTATTTAGAAGTTATAACCTTGCCTGATTAAAATGTTGTTGCAACTTCTCATTCGTTAGGTTGATGCATAGTTGCTCAAAACTGTAAAAGGAGAACAGATGAgattataaatagagatgtaGAAACTGTAGTTCTGACTTGTAATAATTATGCTGTTTACCTGTTGATTTTGAAGCTTTCAAATCCATAAATATCAAGGACTCCTATTATGCTTACTGCATTGGAATCTTGACCAATTGAACTGTTAATCTTGTCCACAATCCTGCCAGATTAGAAGAATGCATTTAGAATTTGTCACTCCTTGTCTCAAAACTGAAAGTATGTTTGTTGAATAGGAGCTATAAAAGCAAAACACTTCAATTCAAAGAAGATTTAGTAATGTATTATGAATAAGGTTATTAAGGACTAGTATGTTTCCTAGACATCAAtggttttgaattttcaacGTCCTATACTGAATTAGGTTAGTTACATGTTGGTGTAATTGGTTAGTTTGTTTTTACCAATCAAACAATTTGGAGTAGACAGTCTTTGCCAAGGCATCTCGGCTCAAAGCAGCTGCATCTGGGTCAAGAGGTTTGGTAATGTTACCATCAGGAGTTACAATGACACGCTCGCAAAGTGAGTCTTCCAGTGCTTTCGCATCACACCTGGACATAAACATGGTAAGAGACACCAAAGTTGAAGCATAGGAATTACACAGTTAGGGGGATCAAAGCTTGTACATGAATAAATCTGCGGCTGTTTGGAGGTGGAAGAGTGATTTATCATCTTTCAATTTGGAAGAATCAACTTCTTTCCCTTTGACAAAGTCAACATTTCCAAGATGGAGGATTGCGGCTACCACACGGAAGATCGCATCCTGTGAAGGgaaattttatttgatcaaatgTTTGGATAAAATCAAATCACTGCTTCAATTGAATGTGATGCACTTATGCACTGGTCCAATACCTGCTCTTCTTGGCTAATGCCTACAATATCCATTGCATTTCTGGTCTCCAAGTATTCTTTTGCATCATCCACATTCGATACTTGATAACAGTTTGATTGATTAAGATAGTGGAATTGCCTTGGATCCCCTAACTTGTACTTCTTGACATCCTATTAAGAAACTTTTAACTATTAGATTTTGTGAGGTAAATGTATGTTGCTGAAATCCTTTCAGGATAATTATAGAATGGTCACCTCTGGTGGTGCTGCACAAAGCATGTAAAAGCAATGGTAGTTTCTCTCTGGATCAGAGACCTGGCAAACTCGTGATCTTTCGAGGAGATATGTACGGATTGCAGCTCCAGAAATCTTCCCATTCTtgtcaaattgaatttcaacaaatttaccaaAACGACTGCCACAAACTCCAATGATTTTATTAGATCAACTAAAATGAGAATTGTTATAGAAAATGTGACCTGAGAAAATATCTAGGCAACTTACCTTGAGTTGTTGTTTTTGACAGTTTTGGCATTTCCAAATGCTTCCAACACTGGATTTGACTGCAGAAGTGAAAATGTCACTGCATATACCTTATTTTGAGTTAACCAAGTAACAATTTATGGGTAGTTCAAACTCACCTCCAAAACCTGTTGTTCTACAGTTCTTCCTTCTGTAGCAGATCTACCCCCCATGAATGCTAGATATCTCATGAGCATTTTCGTTGTCTCAGTTTTACCAGCTCCACTCTCTCCACTTACCAAAATGGATTGGCTTCCATTTTCATTTATCATTGCCCTGACACATTTAACTGAGTCAACTCTATAATCAATTTGTTTTCCAAGTTTACTTGTGCCAAATATATTTCTACATTGATGTGAATATACCTGTAACATGTGTCAGCTACAGCAAAAAGGTGAGGACTAAGCTCTCCAAATGCTGCTCCTTTGTACTGCTCCATCATATGGATGTCATACAAATGCGGCAGTCTTCGAAAAGGATTCACTGCAATTAAGATATTCCCTGTATATGtctgtttatttcatttatttttgtcagatttttctctctcttttacttatataatttttctatcGCATATATTAAGAATGGAAATTTGATTAACTGGTTGTCACTCACATATATCTCATTGAGAGAAAAACGAGTTGCAAGGTTATGCAGGACTCCTGGCTCATGAAGGTATGCTAGCTTGGTCATGTCATCAACTCCTGCAGGTGGTGCCTCTGTATCTTTGGGGTATATGCTTGAAATTTCTGCCACCACCTGAAATTTAGGGCATTGCTAATGTTTAGTTTTATATGCTTCTCTATGCTTGTACTTCAAGTAACAATGCTGGGAGGGGGATTGTTGACTTTAGGCCATCATTCTGGCTAGTCAAGGTTGAGATGTGTCAGAATCCAATTAAATTACAATTCTTAAGCTTGTGAgcttaagttcttttttttagaaaaaaaaggaaaaaagttgaCTTGACTATCAATTACAAGAAAAGCTTTTGGCCCAGTGATAAGCGCTTGATTCAATATAGTGTGTTTGGTTTCACGTTGAAACCATGCAATGCACATTAAAAACGTAAACAATTTAAAGCTACAAATAGTTGCTTCTTTATCACCTCGTAAAACTGAATCAATTCTCCTAAAATCACCTATCTTTGGAAATCTTATTTGTGTAACTAGTTAATGCTTAATTATACTGTATTTggaaatcttatttaaaataattacagtTGAGGGATCGTTTTTCTTAATAAGAATGTGTTGTTACTTAAATTCCCAGTGATTCTAAATTGGTGGTGAGTGTGAAAATTGTGGCTGCAGCCTTTGTGATGAAATTTCACCTTGGTGttgtattgttattttttctacCTATCTTTTCTCTGCTACCAGGCTAAGAACAAATACTGGTCAAGTTTTAGCATTATcacataatattataaatttaacttcACACAATACTTTGGTTAAGAAAAATCCAgtgaaagaacaaaaagaattaaaattacagTTGATGGATCATCCTATATAATTCTTTCTACAAGTTATTGCATTTCCATCATTCAGATCCAAAGTAGCTATGCCATTCTAGTCAAAAAGCAAATTTCTGCATCTATGAAATTGAACAATTCTAATCAAATTTCCAAGTGTTTCACCAATGAATGGCAACACTTTCATTAGTCCAATTTCATGATCAAGTAAAAAGGCTTACAGTTTTCCCATTTGTGGCAATGATGGTGGCATTTTTGCCTTTGATTTGTGTCACCTCACCATCAATCCATGCATCCTCAGGATCCTCAACCCAAACCTGTGATCCAACGATGATGTTCACAGGTGTTCCCTGAACCAATCGCAACAAGGCAAGAAAAGGTGTAATTGTTAACACACATGATCGGACACCAAAAAAAAGTGGGAaggatcaacaacaacaaccaacaaaaacacaaaagaaaactcatttttttcttttctttcttcagaTTCTCACCATGATGCTGCTACTACCACTAAACTCTTCTTATCATGAAACTCAAAATGGTGGCTTGTGGAACTAGACAACCAAGATGAATGAAAATGAATGCTTATTAAGGAGAGAGTTTTTGGTGGATGCAATAAAAAGGGTGGTGTTGTTGTATTGTATCTTAAAAAATGCTGGTGTTGTGTAttgaagagtttttcagaaagcAGAAAGGAATGttcaaaaggaaaaacaaaggcATAGGGAAAATATGCCAGGGTGGTTAACAACTTTTTAAAGCTAAAGGCCTCACCTTACCACCTTTTTCTTCCCTCTCATAGTCCCAtgtactatttatttttttagctcCTTCCACGACAGATGCTGACTTGGCACCAACAGAAGACCCAGAAAAAATGTgtgaggaaaaataataattattgttacAAAAGATTATTCAATTTCATGTGTCTGCAGCCTGCAACATGATCACACAAAAGTGGGGCCATGTTGCTTCAGCCATACGGAGAATGAACCACCGTCCAGCttgataattttgaataatttgtgTTTTTGGTGCATGTTATacaattttggtttttaatagTAGTTTTGTTATTGTCTGGCCAGGTGTGTATTATTTGGTGTTATGGTGGGTAGTACTAGTAGCATACACAGCTGGTGTTACTTGTCAATTGTCATATGTCATTAATATAGATTTATAGTAATTACTATCCTATATAGTTACCTTTCTTACACATGCTAAATATTCATGcatgattaattatatattattatataaggtGAATATATTCAACATCAATTAAAAAGAATAGATTAATCACCGAGCACATGAATTAATTGATGTAggattatttcaatttaataagTGATCTCAA contains:
- the LOC100786418 gene encoding myosin-12; translation: MGTPVNIIVGSQVWVEDPEDAWIDGEVTQIKGKNATIIATNGKTVVAEISSIYPKDTEAPPAGVDDMTKLAYLHEPGVLHNLATRFSLNEIYTYTGNILIAVNPFRRLPHLYDIHMMEQYKGAAFGELSPHLFAVADTCYRAMINENGSQSILVSGESGAGKTETTKMLMRYLAFMGGRSATEGRTVEQQVLESNPVLEAFGNAKTVKNNNSSRFGKFVEIQFDKNGKISGAAIRTYLLERSRVCQVSDPERNYHCFYMLCAAPPEDVKKYKLGDPRQFHYLNQSNCYQVSNVDDAKEYLETRNAMDIVGISQEEQDAIFRVVAAILHLGNVDFVKGKEVDSSKLKDDKSLFHLQTAADLFMCDAKALEDSLCERVIVTPDGNITKPLDPDAAALSRDALAKTVYSKLFDWIVDKINSSIGQDSNAVSIIGVLDIYGFESFKINSFEQLCINLTNEKLQQHFNQHVFKMEQEEYTKEEINWSYVEFVDNQDVLDLIEKKPGGIIALLDEACMFPKSTHETFAQKMYQTYKGHKRFSKPKLSRTNFTINHYAGDVTYQADYFLDKNKDYVVAEHQALLCASKCSFVANIFPPLPEETSKQSKFSSIGSQFKQQLQSLMETLNTTEPHYIRCVKPNTVLQPGIFENFNVLNQLRCGGVLEAIRISCAGYPTKRTFEEFLDRFGMLVPDVLDGSDEKKASMAICDKMGLKGYQMGKTKVFLRAGQMAELDARRAEVLAKAAKLIQRQIRTHLTRKEFITLRKATIHIQKIWRAKLARKLYENMRREAASIRIQKHVRAHRARMNYTTLQASAIVIQSGLRALAARNEYRYRRRTKASTKIQTQWRRAQALSGYKQQKKATVALQCLWRAKVARKELRKLRMAARETGALKEAKDKLEKRVEELTWRLDIEKHMRTDLEEAKGQEIAKLQNALQEMQGQLDEAHAAIIHEREAAKIAIEQAPPVIKEVPVVDNTKLDLLTNKNEELETEVEELKNKIKDFEERFSEVENENQERLKEAEEAQLKATQLQETIERLELSLSNLESENQVLCQKALEESKNEELFEEIKILKDQIANLESENESLRRQAAAVAFEQKVHPEKIESDHSAASLEQKVQPEKIEPGHSATALEQKVNPEKIEPVHSATALEQKVHPEKIEPDHSAAALEQKVHPEKIEPDHEVAVAEKMQVQPRVIADNMTSQIKNLDNGSSTEEEWQARKEPRAPVFLLTKQRSLTDRQQESHDALLKCLTEDKRFEKNRPAVACIVYKSLLHWRSLEAEKTHIFDKITHAIRSSIESQEGIHDLAYWLSTTSTLLFYLQCTMKASNTTKAVSRNRNSPASLFGKMAQGLRSSSMGLGISSGYSGMVDKTNGQSKVEAKYPAILFKQHLTAYVEKIYGMIRDSLKKEISPFLNLCIQAPRSIRTRSIRGSSRNIHSNIVAKQQALHMYWKGIVDKLDTALRILSDNYVPPIITRKIFSQVFSFMNVQLFNSLLLRRECCSFSNGEYLKAGLHELELWCLKATDQFAGSSWDELKHIRQAVGFLVLHQKTQKSLEEITNELCPVLSIPQIYRIGTMFWDDKYGAHGLSAEVISRMRVIMTEDSINIHNSSFLLEVDSSIPFLMEEMFRSMSDIRLSDMDVDPPPILRQRSDFQFLLQQMDSDSQ